The Cuculus canorus isolate bCucCan1 chromosome 5, bCucCan1.pri, whole genome shotgun sequence genome window below encodes:
- the GSC gene encoding homeobox protein goosecoid: MPVSMFSIDNILAARPRCKDSVLLPPSAAAPVVFPSLHGDPLYGSASDYGGFYSRAVAPASALPPAVSGSRLGYNNYYYGQLHVPASPVGPSCCGAVPPLGAQQCSCVPAAGYEGTGSVLMSPVPHQMLPYMNVGTLSRTELQLLNQLHCRRKRRHRTIFTDEQLEALENLFQETKYPDVGTREQLARRVHLREEKVEVWFKNRRAKWRRQKRSSSEESENAQKWNKASKTSPEKRQEEGKSDLDSDS, from the exons ATGCCTGTGAGCATGTTCAGCATCGACAACATCCTGGCGGCCAGACCTCGCTGCAAGGACTCGGTGCTGCTGCCCCCGAGCGCCGCCGCTCCCGTCGTCTTCCCCAGCCTCCACGGGGACCCTCTCTACGGCAGCGCCTCCGACTACGGCGGATTTTACTCGCGGGCGGTGGCGCCCGCCTCCGCGCTGCCGCCGGCCGTCAGCGGCTCCCGGCTCGGCTACAACAACTACTACTACGGGCAGCTGCATGTGCCGGCGTCCCCCGTGGGCCCTTCGTGCTGCGGGGCCGTGCCGCCCCTGGGCGCCCAGCAGTGCTCCTGCGTCCCCGCCGCAG GTTACGAGGGCACTGGGTCAGTCCTGATGTCCCCTGTTCCCCATCAGATGTTGCCCTACATGAACGTGGGCACTTTGTCCCGGACGGAGCTGCAGTTACTGAACCAGCTGCACTGCAGGCGAAAAAGACGGCATCGGACTATCTTCACTGACGAGCAGCTGGAAGCGTTGGAAAACCTCTTCCAGGAAACGAAATACCCAGACGTGGGCACCAGGGAACAGCTGGCCAGAAGGGTGCActtaagagaggaaaaagtggAG GTTTGGTTCAAAAACCGCCGGGCAAAGTGGAGGAGGCAGAAGAGATCGTCTTCGGAGGAGTCGGAAAACGCGCAAAAATGGAATAAAGCATCTAAAACGTCTCCGGAGAAGAGacaagaggaagggaaaagtgaCTTGGACTCCGATAGCTGA